A region from the Fusarium musae strain F31 chromosome 1, whole genome shotgun sequence genome encodes:
- a CDS encoding hypothetical protein (BUSCO:EOG09263PXH), which yields MDGMDYDPMVMDGEPEQPQVKISAADHTHVDFELSKTNLAFANAVRRIIQAEVPTIAIDLVEIETNSSVLADEFIAHRLGLIPLNSKGVDELNYSRDCDCEQYCEQCSVTLTLHAKCTSDEIMKVYARDLVVDGRHMNGVGSPVITDPEGYGCLIAKLRKGQELKISCIAKKGIAKEHAKWMPTSAVGFEYDPHNKLHHIDWWFENDTDPAVEWPKSKYAEWEEPPQEGEPFDYDAVPNRFYFEVETSGSMEPDQIVQNGIRVLQQKIGGLLKGLDPRKYGGDEAEFDGPRSPDMNMDGGTTPWQDGGYTTPYGGGGGQTAYGGGMTAYGTTPYGGSSWQ from the exons ATGGATGGAATGGATTACGACccgatggtgatggatggGGAGCCAGAGCAGCCCCAAGTGAAGATCTCTGCG GCCGACCACACCCACGTCGATTTCGAGCTATCAAAGACGAACCTTGCTTTCGCCAATGCCGTGCGGCGAATCATCCAGGCAGAAGTGCCCACGATCGCCATTGATCTGGTCGAGATCGAGACAAACAGCTCCGTGCTGGCCGACGAGTTCATCGCCCATCGCCTGGGTCTGATTCCTCTGAACTCAAAAGGAGTTGACGAGCTCAACTACTCACGAGACTGCGACTGCGAGCAGTACTGCGAACAATGCAGCGTCACTTTGACACTGCACGCGAAGTGCACGTCCGACGAGATTATGAAGGTGTATGCGCGGGATCTGGTGGTGGATGGCCGTCATATGAATGGAGTGGGAAGCCCCGTGATCACAGATCCAGAGGGTTACGGCTGCTTGATCGCGAAGCTGCGCAAGGGCCAAGAGTTGAAGATTAGCTGTATTGCCAAGAAGGGAATCGCAAAGGAGCACGCCAAGTGGATGCCTACATCTGCAGTCGGCTTTGAGTATGATCCTCATAACAAGCTCCACCACATTGACTGGTGGTTCGAAAACGACACAGACCCTGCTGTTGAATG GCCCAAGAGCAAATATGCTGAGTGGGAAGAGCCTCCTCAAGAAGGCGAACCTTTCGACTACGATGCAGTTCCAAACAGGTTCTACTTCGAGGTTGAAACGTCAGGGAGCATGGAACCTGACCAAATCGTGCAAAACGGTATTAGAGTTTTGCAACAAAAGATCGGTGGTCTTCTCAAGGGCCTAGACCCTCGGAAGTATGGCGGTGACGAAGCTGAGTTTGATGGTCCTCGAAGCCCCGATATGAACATGGACGGCGGTACCACACCTTGGCAGGATGGAGGGTACACTACGCCTTacggtggtggtggcggcCAGACGGCGTACGGAGGTGGCATGACAGCTTACGGAACAACACCGTATGGAGGATCTTCTTGGCAGTAA
- a CDS encoding hypothetical protein (EggNog:ENOG41), which yields MSCTCRVTPLKIFVQGLSQVHKVDASPSVLRLPIRTRPALYQNNFALARQARSLHFSKALQDSSGEAARDDDLLSHIQPEDENPVVNNDDPFAIDEDPESIPWKAQPGTNNEAQKPRRKRREKPEDFTTLNYRRNQSVRQQLEDDDEADELNSSRNRRMKGPSSLQPQPKENYWKVQKAALKEKFPEGWRPRKRLSPDALAGIRALNAQFPDVYTTEALSNKFEVSAEAIRRILRSKWQANPEEEEKRNARWFRRGKEVWEQKAALGIKPPQKWRREGITRDPSYHDWKKEAVERNRAREERDDLEIRGENAPRRRTYTPRSEGYTPRSGPRSEGYTPRARIPRTGDYPSQSVPRAGRGRS from the coding sequence ATGAGTTGTACATGTCGAGTCACGCCTCTAAAAATATTTGTACAAGGTCTATCTCAAGTTCATAAAGTCGACGCATCACCTTCCGTTCTCCGTCTGCCGATCCGAACTCGACCAGCGTTGTACCAGAATAATTTTGCCTTGGCGCGACAGGCCCGGTCTCTGCATTTTTCGAAGGCTCTACAAGATTCTTCCGGAGAAGCCGCTAGAGACGATGACCTTCTCTCTCATATTCAGCCAGAAGATGAAAACCCAGTCGTAAACAACGACGACCCTTTCGCCATTGACGAAGATCCGGAGTCGATACCATGGAAAGCACAACCAGGCACCAACAACGAGGCTCAAAAGCctcggaggaagagaagagaaaagccaGAAGATTTCACGACCTTAAATTATCGCCGAAACCAGAGCGTGAGACAGCAactggaagatgatgacgaggcagACGAGCTCAATAGCAGTCGCAACCGACGAATGAAGGGCCCTTCCTCGTTACAACCACAACCAAAAGAGAATTACTGGAAAGTCCAAAAAGCGGCTCTGAAGGAGAAATTCCCAGAAGGCTGGCGTCCTCGAAAGCGCCTTTCTCCTGATGCTCTGGCCGGTATTCGGGCTCTCAATGCCCAGTTTCCCGACGTCTACACCACCGAAGCCCTGTCGAACAAATTTGAAGTATCAGCCGAGGCTATCCGTCGTATTCTGAGGAGCAAGTGGCAGGCCAAtcctgaggaggaagagaagcgaaaTGCGCGATGGTTCCGTCGTGGAAAGGAAGTCTGGGAGCAGAAGGCTGCGCTGGGTATCAAGCCGCCGCAGAAGTGGCGACGTGAGGGTATCACGCGAGATCCTAGTTACCATGACTGGAAGAAAGAGGCGGTCGAGCGAAACCGTGCGAGAGAGGAGCGGGATGACTTGGAGATTAGGGGTGAGAATGCCCCCCGTCGACGTACTTATACTCCACGATCCGAGGGTTATACGCCTCGTTCCGGTCCTCGATCTGAGGGTTATACTCCTCGGGCTCGCATTCCTCGAACTGGCGATTATCCCTCCCAATCGGTCCCTCGAGCTGGACGAGGACGATCTTAA
- a CDS encoding hypothetical protein (EggNog:ENOG41~BUSCO:EOG09262N0U), whose amino-acid sequence MRGRWRRAEVEFNWFLPRDLPSFPEALFFYQQLAPRGLTRRVGLLPVHYLHGHLADWFGLVAARPTGTPGSVTIRDQTIKTDPQWFNVPDNVLEATARKLHLLKDHPVSITRQIIQANFPEPTFKYHNEFSPVVSTAQNFDSLGFPANHPGRALSDTYYLNSETLLRTHTSAHQADTFRANQSAGYLVSADVYRRDAIDRSHYPVFHQMEGAMSWDRTKVPNGDVAAAVWKDFEKLPVHGVKVDDPNPPMHPETNPLQDAHHTAAEAEAIGAHLKRSLENMVVDIFSRAKATAIKDDPNFVDEPLQMRWVEAYFPFTSPSWELEVYYAGDWLEVLGCGVVKQDIYINAGVPDQLGWAFGIGIDRIAMLLFKIPDIRLFWSKDKRFLSQFEGVTDNLDNLKRFVPFSKYPPCPKDVSFWLSSTTAAGGNTKGTFHENDVMEIVRNVAGDVVEDVRLIDEFTHPKTGRKSMAYRIVYRSLERTLTNDEAVAFHEDVRKALVKELGVELR is encoded by the exons ATGCGAGGCCGTtggagaagagctgaagtTGAATTTAATT GGTTTCTGCCCCGCGACCTGCCCAGCTTCCCCGAAGCTCTATTCTTCTACCAACAGCTTGCGCCGCGAGGACTTACTCGTCGGGTCGGTCTACTTCCAGTCCATTACTTGCATGGACATCTCGCTGACTGGTTCGGCCTTGTTGCAGCACGCCCGACGGGAACTCCAGGCTCCGTGACTATCCGCGACCAGACCATCAAGACCGATCCTCAATGGTTCAACGTACCCGACAATGTCCTCGAGGCCACTGCAAGGAAACTTCACCTCTTGAAAGATCACCCTGTGTCCATCACCCGCCAGATTATCCAGGCCAACTTCCCTGAGCCGACGTTCAAGTATCACAATGAGTTCAGCCCTGTGGTGTCGACAGCTCAGAACTTCGATTCGCTAGGGTTTCCCGCGAACCATCCCGGCCGCGCCCTGTCCGATACATACTACTTGAATAGCGAAACACTACTGCGAACGCATACGAGTGCTCACCAGGCCGACACATTCCGAGCTAACCAGAGCGCGGGGTACCTTGTGTCTGCCGATGTATACAGACGAGATGCCATTGACCGCAGCCACTATCCCGTGTTCCATCAGATGGAGGGTGCAATGTCATGGGATCGTACCAAGGTTCCCAatggtgatgttgctgctgcggTATGgaaggactttgagaagctACCCGTTCATGGAGTCAAGGTCGATGACCCAAACCCTCCTATGCATCCTGAGACAAACCCTCTCCAAGATGCTCATCACacagctgctgaggctgaggctatCGGTGCTCATCTCAAGAGGTCATTAGAAAACATGGTCGTCGATATCTTCTCTCGGGCCAAGGCTACTGCCATCAAAGATGACCCCAACTTCGTGGACGAGCCTTTGCAAATGCGATGGGTAGAAGCTTACTTCCCCTTTACCAGCCCCTCATGGGAGCTGGAGGTTTACTATGCCGGTGACTGGCTCGAGGTACTGGGCTGTGGTGTGGTCAAGCAGGATATCTACATCAACGCTGGTGTACCTGACCAACTTGGTTGGGCTTTTGGCATTGGCATCGACCGCATTGCCATGCTTCTCTTCAAGATCCCTGACATTCGCCTCTTCTGGTCAAAAGACAAGCGCTTCCTATCCCAGTTCGAGGGCGTGACCGACAATCTCGATAACTTGAAGCGCTTCGTCCCCTTCTCCAAGTATCCTCCCTGCCCCAAAGACGTGTCCTTCTGGCTTAGCTCCACGACAGCAGCAGGTGGCAACACCAAGGGCACATTCCATGAAAACGACGTTATGGAAATTGTCCGTAACGTGGCGGGTGACGTGGTCGAGGATGTGCGCCTGATTGATGAGTTCACGCACCCCAAGACTGGCCGCAAGAGCATGGCGTATCGCATTGTTTACCGCAGCTTGGAGCGGACTCTGACTAACGATGAGGCCGTCGCTTTCCACGAGGATGTGCGCAAAGCTTTGGTCAAAGAGCTGGGCGTCGAGCTTCGATAG
- a CDS encoding hypothetical protein (EggNog:ENOG41), whose product MDATQDNSAAGPSGEVCQTLEPVEASAPPKTEHRGPSEILSNPLIDDLKEGHTRRGVLIPLKTTQEVRQDHTITHAYITRAPTKQANDVITALRNMRPDDNSANPLPHLRRCSKPGDLPAHLKTQFMNDSSVGRQIHTSKSTWIYIIIGEVKDFTREELVEVLSIVEGAESDLFIEKIPIPLLAPTSQIQAAMWSSQFWPTVYRKNNPLGPHPSIVARGTEDIKDDASVWMALAHRVALQAKETGIGEAVGAVIVQREGGKVELVGVAGDARWHQECGLLEGTSNPMTHCVVRAISMVAQKLVRHERRAGGLPFTAPNLEYDAFQDGPLLEIEKQCFEQEHPNKDGYLCHGLELYVTHEPCVSCSMGILHSRMGKAVFATHMPRSGGLSSDDRPDGGGRGLGLFWRRELNWSLMAWEWERDGVPDLPPLDPITHV is encoded by the exons ATGGATGCCACTCAAGACAACTCGGCCGCTGGGCCTTCTGGTGAGGTCTGCCAAACTCTTGAGCCTGTTGAGGCGTCTGCGCCCCCAAAGACCGAGCATCGCGGTCCATCTGAGATTCTCTCAAACCCCCTGATTGATGACTTGAAAGAAGGACATACCCGTCGCGGTGTCTTGATCCCCCTCAAAACAACTCAGGAGGTTCGGCAGGATCACACCATCACTCATGCGTACATCACGCGGGCACCTACCAAACAAGCCAACGATGTCATCAC GGCTTTGCGTAACATGCGACCAGATGATAACAGCGCTAACCCCCTGCCTCATCTGCGCAGATGCTCCAAGCCCGGTGATCTTCCCGCCCACCTGAAGACTCAGTTTATGAATGACAGTTCAGTTGGACGCCAAATCCATACATCCAAATCGACATGGATTTACATCATAATTGGAGAAGTCAAAGATTTCACCCGAGAGGAACTAGTGGAGGTTCTTTCCATTGTTGAGGGTGCGGAGAGTGACCTCTTCATCGAGAAGATACCCATTCCACTACTTGCACCAACATCTCAGATACAAGCGGCCATGTGGTCTTCTCAATTTTGGCCAACAGTATATCGGAAGAACAACCCTTTGGGCCCACACCCTAGTATAGTAGCCCGCGGAACTGAAGATATCAAGGACGACGCCTCCGTATGGATGGCACTAGCCCATCGTGTTGCTTTACAAGCTAAAGAAACCGGGATCGGCGAAGCTGTCGGAGCTGTGATTGTTcagagggagggaggaaAAGTCGAACTTGTCGGGGTTGCTGGAGATGCTCGCTGGCATCAGGAGTGCGGCCTGCTGGAGGGTACCAGCAACCCCATGACGCACTGTGTTGTTCGTGCTATAAGCATGGTCGCCCAGAAACTCGTTCGACACGAGAGACGAGCCGGCGGCCTGCCTTTCACGGCGCCCAATCTCGAATATGACGCATTTCAAGACGGTCCATTGCTCGAGATAGAGAAGCAATGCTTCGAACAAGAGCATCCGAACAAAGATGGTTATCTCTGCCACGGGCTCGAGCTTTATGTTACCCACGAGCCTTGTGTGTCCTGCTCTATGGGCATCCTTCACTCTCGAATGGGAAAGGCTGTTTTCGCTACACACATGCCTCGCAGCGGAGGATTGAGCTCAGACGATCGTCCTGATGGAGGTGGACGAGGACTGGGGCTCTTTTGGAGACGAGAGCTCAACtggagcttgatggcctggGAATGGGAACGTGATGGCGTACCCGACTTGCCTCCTCTTGACCCCATCACTCATGTTTAG
- a CDS encoding hypothetical protein (EggNog:ENOG41), with the protein MPTQYPRPPQQESWFAPLSIDLFLKVLNTTLLHPFVCWIIPLCFRAQTVKWEAPPMVASIAWATIVTLFWMANVVNQRIAHGIPREVDLSEEVIVITGGASGMGLLVAEVYGMRGATVAVLDVNEMENTEARGVTYYKCDVGDKGQVAKVALEIEKDLGTPTVLINNAAIVIGKTLLDLSLDEIDKSLTTNLLGPFYCLKTFLPAIIRGGRGGTIVNVSSVIGTVGAAQLTDYAAAKAGLTAMHRSLTAELRESHPEIRTVLVTPGQVSTPLFYGVQTPNSFIAPVVEPVDVAKEIVAAIDSGRGATVAMPLYARWVDWLNVLPVGVQTIARWAAGVDRGMKTFVGREGQKLE; encoded by the exons ATGCCCACACAATACCCCCGGCCCCCGCAGCAAGAATCGTGGTTTGCGCCACTCTCCATtgacctcttcctcaaggtcCTCAACACAACACTTCTTCACCCCTTCGTCTGCTGGATCATACCGTTATGCTTCCGTGCGCAGACAGTGAAATGGGAAGCGCCGCCTATGGTAGCCTCTATTGCGTGGGCTACTATTGTGACACTATTCTGGATGGCCAACGTGGTCAACCAGCGCATTGCTCACGGGATCCCGCGTGAGGTTGACCTTAGCGAGGAGGTCATTGTCATTACTGGAGGTGCAAGTGGAATGGGCCTGCTCGTTGCTGAGGTTTATGGTATGCGCGGCGCGACAGTGGCTGTGCTGGATGTGAACGAGATGGAGAACACTGAGGCGAGAGGCGTCACGTATTACAAGTGTGATGTCGGCGACAAGGGTCAGGTTGCAAAGGTTGCGCTTGAGATTGAAAAGGAT CTCGGCACACCGACTgtgctcatcaacaacgcgGCTATTGTTATTGGGAAGACTCTCTTGGATCTGTcgcttgatgagatcgacaAGAGTCTTACGACTAACCTCCTCGGACCATTCTACTGCCTCAAAACTTTCTTACCTGCCATCATTCGCGGTGGAAGGGGCGGTACCATCGTCAACGTCTCCTCTGTCATTGGTACGGTTGGTGCCGCACAGCTGACCGACTACGCGGCTGCAAAGGCCGGTCTCACAGCCATGCACCGCTCTCTGACAGCCGAACTACGTGAGAGCCATCCCGAGATCCGAACAGTGTTGGTTACACCTGGTCAAGTGAGCACGCCGCTCTTCTATGGGGTCCAGACACCCAACTCCTTCATCGCGCCGGTTGTCGAGCCCGTGGATGTTGCCAAGGAGATTGTAGCTGCCATTGATAGTGGAAGGGGTGCTACAGTTGCTATGCCACTATACGCCCGTTGGGTTGACTGGCTCAACGTATTGCCTGTGGGAGTGCAAACTATTGCGCGATGGGCAGCAGGTGTGGACCGTGGGATGAAGACGTTTGTGGGGAGGGAGGGACAAAAGCTTGAGTGA
- a CDS encoding hypothetical protein (EggNog:ENOG41): MATSQEAMSKSTEMAPVRLQMRTGNAPKNMVGTFVHILRHDGPLGLYSGISASLLRQMTYSTVRFGVYEEVKTRLTRRNEGRDPSFMTLVALAAGSGFVGGIAGNFADVLNVRMQHDAALPPAERRNYRHAFDGMVRMAREEGPKSMFRGWLPNSGRAMFMTAGQLASYDVSKSLLLQYTPMEDNLKTHFTSSFIAGLVAATVTSPIDVIKTRVMSSAYDHNILHLIRDIHRTDGLMWMFKGWVPSFLRLGPQTICTFVFLEMHRKAYRKVKGLDTNL, from the exons ATGGCTACCAGCCAGGAAGCAATGAGCAAATCGACGGAGATGGCGCCT GTTCGTCTTCAAATGCGCACAGGCAATGCGCCCAAGAACATGGTCGGCACGTTCGTCCACATTCTTCGTCACGATGGTCCTCTCGGTCTTTACAGCGGTATATCCGCCTCTCTCTTGCGCCAGATGACATATTCAACCGTGCGATTCGGTGTCTACGAAGAGGTCAAGACACGTCTTACACGCCGTAACGAAGGTCGTGATCCATCTTTCATGACACTCGTTGCCCTAGCCGCTGGATCTGGTTTCGTAGGAGGCATTGCTGGAAACTTTGCCGATGTTCTCAACGTGCGCATGCAACACGATGCTGCGCTTCCTCCTGCTGAGCGCCGAAACTACCGTCATGCTTTTGACGGTATGGTCCGTATGGCGCGTGAGGAGGGGCCCAAGAGTATGTTCCGTGGATGGTTGCCCAACAGTGGCCGTGCCATGTTCATGACTGCTGGTCAGCTTGCCAGCTACGATGTCTCAAAGAGTCTGCTTCTCCAGTATACGCCCATGGAGGATAACCTCAAGACTCACTTTACTTCCTCGTTCATCGCTGGTTTGGTCGCTGCTACTGTAACAAGCCCTATCGACGTCATCAAGACTCGTGTTATGTCTTCAGCATATGATCACAACATCTTGCACCTGATTCGCGACATTCACCGAACTGACGGTCTTATGTGGATGTTCAAGGGCTGGGTTCCCAGCTTCCTCCGACTCGGACC ACAAACTATTTGTACATTTGTCTTCCTAGAGATGCACCGAAAGGCCTAccgcaaggtcaagggcTTGGATACTAACCTGTAG
- a CDS encoding hypothetical protein (EggNog:ENOG41) has translation MVVGVKVEPIILSAPVVRSEMEYSRIIGGHRFNWTSGHKTTEELDNYLDSYDKLATDALDRLDLISPPTTKGWKCPHGSGPGQRDIYELLKKHANSDEMLGRLWEEVSTIPEWVDWDQIQRGQQVVYQFSGQILFGLMYKSLLGGMGAYRIVETLSRTGGFGINVTRRRLLETLQHFMEVVDDLDAIKPGGKGYVSSVRVRLLHASVRRRLMQLEHQNPGYFDMEKWGVPINDLHTIATISAYSAAIVYMALPRQGIYLSEQQTADYLALWRYVGYLLGTPVDWMATPQQAKAMLESIAVSEVAPSANSQILANNILTAEARAPPLNMPREVLAAHAYRLNGDEFASALGIEKPDLRSRLVVWIQCTILFFISYSYPWMPTYMQKRQEQRFKNFAYFMIHNNKAGGLGESSTFEFQYLPRLGMLTELGHDHLEEGSALSRHGSWSYYGGEPRQIRGRIEYTAPFTLGCLGAAKPRLG, from the exons ATGGTCGTTGGAGTAAAAGTCGAGCCGATCATCCTTAGTGCCCCTGTCGTTCGATCCGAGATGGAGT ACAGTAGAATCATCGGTGGCCATAGATTCAACTGGACTTCTGGACATAAGACCACCGAGGAACTAGACAACTACCTTGATTCATACGACAAGTTGGCCACAGATGCTCTCGATCGGCTAGACCTCATCTCCCCACCTACGACAAAGGGATGGAAGTGCCCTCACGGTTCTGGCCCGGGCCAGAGAGACATTTACGAACTGCTGAAGAAACATGCCAATTCTGACGAGATGCTCGGTCGATTATGGGAAGAAGTCTCTACGATCCCAGAATGGGTTGACTGGGATCAGATTCAGCGTGGACAACAGGTTGTGTATCAGTTCAGTGGACAGATTCTCTTCGGT CTCATGTATAAGTCATTATTAGGCGGAATGGGGGCATATCGAATTGTCGAGACTCTTTCTCGAACTGGTGGTTTCGGCATCAATGTCACTAGGCGACGACTTCTGGAAACACTCCAGCATTTCATGGAAGtcgttgatgatctcgatgCAATAAAGCCCGGAGGGAAAGGCTATGTTTCTTCTGTACGAGTGCGTCTCTTACATGCTTCAGTTCGAAGACGGCTCATGCAACTTGAGCATCAAAATCCGGGATACTTCGACATGGAGAAATGGGGAGTTCCTATCAACGACTTGCATACAATCGCCACTATTTCAGCGTATTCCGCTGCTATTGTCTATATGGCTCTTCCGCGTCAGGGTATATACTTATCCGAGCAACAAACTGCTGACTATCTCGCTTTATGGCGTTATGTTGGATATCTACTTGGAACACCTGTGGACTGGATGGCAACACCAcaacaagccaaagccaTGCTGGAGTCGATAGCAGTATCTGAAGTAGCCCCATCAGCGAATTCCCAAATCCTCGCAAACAATATCCTCACAGCCGAAGCTCGAGCTCCGCCACTGAATATGCCACGCGAGGTACTCGCCGCACACGCATACAGACTCAATGGGGACGAATTCGCCAGCGCACTCGGTATCGAAAAGCCTGACTTGCGATCCCGGCTTGTCGTATGGATACAATGCACAATTCTCTTTTTCATAAGCTATAGCTACCCCTGGATGCCCACTTACATGCAGAAGCGACAAGAACAA AGATTCAAAAACTTTGCGTATTTCATGATCCACAATAATAAAGCGGGCGGTCTCGGTGAATCGAGCACTTTTGAGTTCCAGTATCTTCCGCGCCTAGGTATGCTCACTGAACTAGGC CATGACCATCTCGAGGAGGGCAGTGCTCTTAGTCGGCACGGTTCTTGGAGCTATTACGGCGGTGAGCCTCGTCAGATTCGTGGGCGTATCGAATATACCGCGCCATTTACTCTCGGCTGTCTTGGCGCAGCAAAGCCTCGTCTGGGCTGA
- a CDS encoding hypothetical protein (EggNog:ENOG41) has protein sequence MKIKALSRPVSAQQAVGSDVTKQPRNLDSALHPFERAREYQRALNAVKLERMHAQPFVGQLGRGHVDGVYSIAKDPNSLEHFASGSGDGVVKVWDLADRDEIWHATAHENIVKGLEWTRDQKLLTCAADKTIKLFDPYNTPSEAAPISSWLGNGAFTSLSHHRSKNSFAAASSVINIYDLERHTAAPEILKWPTSIDTITDVAFNYVETSILGSCSNDRSIVIYDLRTSTPVTKTVLKFASNRLSWSPMEAFNLAAASEDHNIYLFDMRKFDRALNVLKDHVAAVMDVEWSPTGEELVSASWDRTVRLWNRDRGHSRDIYHTKRMQRVTAASWTPDARYILSGSDDGNVRLWRANASRREGVKSARQRQALEYNEALIERYQHMPEVRRIHRHRHVPKVLKKAGEIKAEELKSIKRREENERRHTKKQFERRRGEREKMILAREK, from the coding sequence atgaagatcaaggccCTCAGCCGCCCCGTGTCGGCTCAACAAGCAGTCGGCTCAGATGTTACAAAGCAACCACGAAACCTCGATTCCGCCCTCCATCCTTTTGAGCGCGCACGGGAGTACCAGCGAGCCCTCAATGCCGTCAAGCTCGAGCGAATGCATGCGCAGCCTTTCGTAGGCCAGCTAGGACGAGGTCATGTCGACGGTGTCTATTCTATCGCCAAGGATCCCAACTCTCTTGAGCACTTTGCAAGTGGTAGTGGTGACGGTGTGGTCAAGGTTTGGGACCTAGCCGATAGAGACGAGATATGGCATGCGACAGCTCATGAGAATATCGTCAAGGGTCTAGAATGGACCCGCGATCAAAAGCTCTTGACTTGTGCAGCCGATAAAACGATCAAGCTGTTTGATCCTTATAACACACCTAGCGAAGCGGCTCCtatatcatcatggcttggAAACGGTGCCTTTACCAGCTTGTCGCATCATCGCTCCAAGAACTcgtttgctgctgcttccaGTGTGATCAACATTTACGATCTCGAACGTCACACCGCTGCGCCTGAAATTCTCAAGTGGCCTACATCTATCGACACCATCACCGACGTTGCCTTCAACTACGTCGAGACCTCAATCTTGGGATCATGCTCCAACGACCGCTCCATCGTCATTTACGACCTTCGCACATCTACACCCGTCACAAAGACCGTCCTCAAGTTCGCCAGCAACCGCCTGTCTTGGTCCCCTATGGAGGCTTTCAACctggctgctgcttctgaagaCCACAACATCTACCTCTTCGACATGCGCAAGTTTGACCGTGCTCTCAACGTTCTCAAGGATCACGTCGCCGCCGTTATGGATGTCGAGTGGTCTCCCACAGGTGAAGAGCTTGTATCCGCATCTTGGGACCGAACAGTTCGCCTCTGGAACCGGGACCGCGGTCACTCGCGAGATATCTACCACACCAAGCGCATGCAGCGTGTTACAGCAGCAAGCTGGACCCCTGATGCGCGATACATTCTCTCCGGATCTGACGATGGTAACGTTCGACTCTGGCGCGCTAACGCTTCTCGTCGCGAAGGCGTCAAGTCCGCTCGTCAACGACAAGCCCTGGAGTACAACGAAGCCCTTATCGAGCGTTACCAGCACATGCCTGAAGTTCGCCGCATTCACCGTCACCGTCATGTGCCTAAGGTCCTCAAGAAGGCCGGTGAGATTAAGGCTGAGGAACTTAAGAGCATTAAGCGCCGTGAGGAGAATGAGCGTCGTCATACTAAGAAGCAATTCGAGAGACGCaggggagagagagaaaagatgATTCTGGCGAGAGAGAAGTAA